The following proteins come from a genomic window of Bradyrhizobium paxllaeri:
- a CDS encoding F0F1 ATP synthase subunit delta, protein MAAEDPSVSGVSGRYATALFELAREEKSIDAVKADLDKFEAMLNESADLKRLVRSPVFSADAQAKALNALLDKAGITGTSAKFLKVLTANRRLFAVADVIRAYRALVAKFKGEATADVTVAEQLNEKNLDALKTALKSVTGKDVALNVKVDPSIIGGLVVKLGSRMVDSSLRTKLNSIKHAMKEAG, encoded by the coding sequence GTGGCTGCTGAAGATCCGTCCGTTTCGGGAGTGTCCGGCCGTTATGCTACGGCCTTGTTCGAGTTGGCGCGCGAGGAGAAATCCATCGACGCAGTAAAGGCCGATCTCGATAAATTCGAGGCCATGCTGAACGAAAGCGCCGATCTCAAGCGCCTCGTCCGCAGCCCGGTCTTCTCGGCAGATGCGCAGGCCAAGGCGCTCAATGCCCTGCTCGACAAGGCCGGAATTACCGGCACTTCCGCCAAATTCCTTAAAGTGTTGACCGCCAACCGCCGGCTGTTTGCCGTGGCCGATGTGATCCGCGCCTACCGTGCGCTGGTGGCGAAGTTCAAGGGCGAGGCGACCGCCGACGTCACCGTCGCCGAACAGCTCAATGAAAAGAATCTCGACGCGCTGAAGACCGCACTGAAATCAGTGACGGGCAAGGACGTCGCGCTCAACGTGAAAGTCGATCCCTCCATCATTGGCGGCCTGGTGGTCAAGCTTGGCAGCCGCATGGTGGATAGTTCGCTTCGCACCAAACTCAATTCGATCAAGCACGCGATGAAAGAGGCAGGCTGA
- a CDS encoding septal ring lytic transglycosylase RlpA family protein: MLHTNNVVPGTLTRSRTAVALIAATLLVGGSITEASAKSRHHRHHHHHSHHAKAQPAGDNWLNANASIGSQSTGRGFSGKASFYGNESGSKTASGQRFNQNAMTAAHRSLPFGTKLRVTHRGQSVIVTINDRGPFIKGRVLDLSKGAARAIGLTGAGVGHVTAEVVS, translated from the coding sequence ATGTTGCATACCAATAATGTTGTGCCGGGAACTCTAACCCGGTCGCGCACCGCGGTGGCCCTGATCGCCGCAACTCTCCTGGTCGGCGGCAGCATCACCGAAGCATCCGCCAAATCCAGGCATCACCGTCATCATCACCACCATTCCCATCACGCCAAGGCTCAGCCGGCCGGCGACAACTGGCTGAACGCCAACGCCTCGATCGGCTCCCAGAGCACCGGGCGCGGCTTCTCGGGAAAGGCTTCCTTTTACGGCAATGAATCCGGCAGCAAGACCGCCTCCGGACAGCGCTTCAATCAGAACGCCATGACTGCCGCCCACCGCTCGCTGCCGTTCGGCACCAAGCTCCGCGTGACCCATCGCGGCCAGAGCGTGATCGTCACGATCAACGACCGTGGCCCCTTCATCAAGGGACGCGTGCTCGACCTCTCCAAGGGCGCTGCCCGCGCCATCGGCCTGACCGGCGCCGGCGTCGGCCACGTCACCGCCGAGGTCGTTTCCTAA
- a CDS encoding primosomal protein N', producing the protein MDHATRQTSSSASSTRVVDVLVPVALNQNYSYRVPRGMELKPGDVVCVPLGPREVVAVVWAENANPDPRLHNRLKDVGEKLDVPPLKEELRSLVDWVANYTLSARGMVLRMALRMGENLGPERMRLGVRLVGEPPRRLTPARRRLIEVLSDGLLHGKSDAAREAGVSSGVVDGLVDEGTLAIEAMPPPPAPPAPDPAFAQPEFSYQQRAAVDAMRALAANGTFHVALLDGVTGSGKTEVYFEAIAEVVRRAKQTLILMPEIALTGQFLDRFAQRFGVRPIEWHSELTPRTRQRNWAAISAGEAPVVVGARSALFLPYADLGLIIVDEEHDQAYKQDDGAHYHARDMAVVRAHIAKIPIVLASATPSVESEVNARKGRYQRIALPSRFGGQHMPHIEAIDLRRAPPPRGRFISPPLAEQIRFAIEKREQALLFLNRRGYAPLTLCRACGHRFACTICDAWLVDHRFRQRLVCHHCGFSMPRPNICPHCQAEESLVAVGPGVERLQEEAAALFPEARTMVLSSDLITSIETMRSELNEIAEGRVDIIIGTQLVAKGHNFPRLNLVGVVDADLGLGNGDPRAAERTFQLLNQVIGRAGREQGRGVGFLQTHQPEHPVMKALVASDREAFYASEIDSRERTGYPPFGRLASLIISAGDRPSAEGFARRLTAVAPIDDRIQVLGPAEAPLAVIKGRYRFRILVKSLRNVDLSDYLREWLAAGPKIKGNLKLEVDVDPQSFL; encoded by the coding sequence ATGGACCACGCCACCCGCCAAACCAGCTCCTCGGCCTCGTCGACCCGCGTCGTCGACGTGCTGGTGCCGGTCGCGCTCAATCAAAACTATTCCTACCGCGTGCCGCGCGGCATGGAGCTGAAGCCGGGCGATGTCGTCTGCGTGCCGCTCGGTCCGCGCGAGGTGGTCGCGGTGGTGTGGGCGGAGAACGCCAATCCAGATCCACGGCTGCATAACCGCCTGAAGGACGTCGGCGAAAAGCTCGACGTGCCGCCGCTGAAGGAAGAGCTGCGCAGCCTGGTCGACTGGGTCGCCAACTACACGCTCTCAGCGCGTGGCATGGTGCTGCGCATGGCGTTGCGGATGGGCGAAAATCTCGGGCCCGAGCGGATGCGCCTTGGCGTGCGATTGGTGGGCGAGCCGCCACGGCGTCTGACGCCGGCACGACGCCGGCTGATCGAGGTGCTGTCGGACGGCCTCCTGCACGGCAAGTCGGATGCGGCGCGGGAAGCCGGTGTCAGCTCAGGCGTGGTCGACGGCCTGGTCGACGAGGGCACGCTCGCGATCGAGGCGATGCCGCCACCGCCGGCACCGCCGGCGCCGGATCCCGCGTTTGCGCAGCCGGAATTTTCCTATCAGCAGCGCGCGGCGGTGGATGCGATGCGCGCGCTCGCGGCCAATGGCACGTTCCACGTCGCGCTACTCGACGGCGTCACCGGCTCGGGCAAGACGGAAGTCTATTTCGAGGCGATCGCGGAGGTCGTCCGGAGGGCTAAGCAGACGCTGATCCTGATGCCGGAGATCGCGCTGACAGGACAATTCCTCGACCGTTTTGCGCAGCGTTTTGGCGTGCGCCCGATCGAGTGGCACTCCGAACTGACGCCGCGCACTCGCCAACGCAATTGGGCAGCGATATCCGCCGGCGAAGCGCCGGTCGTGGTCGGCGCACGCTCGGCGCTGTTTCTGCCCTATGCGGATCTGGGCCTGATCATCGTCGATGAAGAGCACGACCAGGCGTACAAGCAGGATGACGGCGCGCATTACCACGCCCGCGACATGGCGGTGGTGCGCGCGCACATTGCAAAGATTCCGATCGTGCTGGCGTCGGCGACGCCGTCGGTCGAGAGCGAGGTCAACGCGCGCAAGGGGCGCTATCAGCGCATCGCGCTGCCGTCGCGCTTTGGCGGCCAGCACATGCCGCATATCGAGGCGATCGATCTGCGCCGCGCGCCGCCGCCGCGCGGCCGTTTCATCTCGCCGCCGCTCGCCGAGCAGATCAGGTTCGCGATCGAGAAGCGCGAGCAGGCGCTGCTGTTCCTCAACCGCCGGGGCTACGCGCCGCTGACGCTATGCCGGGCCTGCGGCCACCGCTTTGCCTGCACCATCTGCGACGCCTGGCTGGTCGATCATCGGTTTCGACAGCGCCTGGTCTGCCACCATTGCGGTTTCTCGATGCCGCGACCGAACATCTGCCCGCACTGCCAGGCCGAGGAATCGCTGGTGGCGGTCGGCCCCGGCGTTGAGCGCCTGCAGGAGGAGGCGGCCGCGTTGTTTCCGGAAGCGCGCACCATGGTGCTGTCAAGCGATCTCATCACCTCGATCGAGACCATGCGCAGCGAGCTGAACGAAATCGCCGAGGGACGCGTCGACATCATCATCGGCACGCAACTGGTGGCGAAGGGACATAATTTTCCACGGCTCAATCTGGTCGGCGTGGTCGACGCCGATCTCGGCCTCGGCAATGGCGATCCGCGCGCCGCCGAGCGGACGTTCCAACTGCTCAACCAGGTGATCGGTCGCGCCGGACGCGAGCAGGGCCGCGGCGTAGGCTTTCTGCAGACCCATCAGCCCGAACATCCCGTGATGAAGGCCTTGGTCGCGAGCGACCGCGAAGCGTTCTACGCCAGCGAGATCGATTCCCGCGAGCGCACCGGCTATCCGCCGTTCGGCCGGCTCGCCAGCCTGATCATTTCCGCGGGCGACCGGCCGAGTGCGGAAGGGTTTGCCCGCAGGCTCACCGCCGTCGCGCCGATCGACGATCGCATCCAGGTGCTGGGACCGGCGGAAGCGCCGCTTGCGGTGATCAAGGGCCGCTACCGGTTCCGCATCCTGGTGAAGTCGCTGCGCAACGTCGATTTGTCGGACTATTTGCGCGAGTGGCTCGCTGCGGGGCCGAAGATCAAGGGCAATCTCAAGCTCGAAGTCGACGTCGATCCGCAGAGCTTTTTGTAG
- a CDS encoding tyrosine recombinase XerC — protein sequence MASEVPALQAVELDGTDEAFAREVGRWLTHLRAERRLSPKTLEAYARDLRQCLTFLSEHWGGQVTLKRFAALEATDIRAFMAMRRADDIGGRSLMRALAGLRSFGRFLEREGKGRVGALSAIRAPKIAKSLPKPIQMDAAKRFADADERAGEEREPWILARDAAVMALLYGSGLRISEALGLKRRDVPKPGEGDVIIVTGKGNKTRMVPVLQNVLALIADYVAMCPHSLPPAGPIFVGARGGPLSPRIIQLTMERLRGALGLPDSATPHALRHSFATHLLSRGGDLRAIQELLGHASLSTTQIYTGIDSERLLQVYKSAHPRG from the coding sequence ATGGCAAGCGAAGTTCCGGCACTGCAAGCGGTCGAGCTCGATGGCACCGACGAGGCGTTCGCGCGGGAGGTCGGGCGCTGGCTGACGCATCTGCGCGCCGAGCGGCGGCTGTCGCCAAAGACGCTCGAAGCCTACGCCCGCGACCTACGCCAATGCCTCACCTTTCTCAGTGAGCACTGGGGCGGTCAAGTTACGCTGAAACGGTTTGCCGCGCTGGAGGCCACCGACATCAGGGCCTTCATGGCAATGCGCCGCGCCGACGACATCGGCGGACGCTCGCTGATGCGGGCGCTGGCGGGCTTGCGCTCGTTCGGGCGCTTTCTGGAACGGGAGGGAAAAGGCAGGGTCGGCGCCCTCTCCGCCATCCGCGCGCCGAAAATTGCAAAGAGCCTGCCGAAACCAATCCAGATGGACGCTGCGAAGCGCTTTGCCGATGCCGACGAGCGCGCCGGCGAGGAACGCGAGCCCTGGATTCTGGCGCGCGACGCCGCTGTCATGGCGCTGCTCTACGGATCGGGCCTGCGCATCTCCGAAGCGCTCGGGCTGAAACGCCGCGACGTGCCGAAACCGGGCGAAGGCGACGTCATCATCGTCACCGGCAAGGGCAACAAGACCCGGATGGTGCCGGTGCTGCAGAACGTGCTTGCCCTGATCGCCGACTATGTTGCGATGTGCCCGCATTCATTGCCGCCGGCCGGGCCGATCTTCGTCGGCGCGCGCGGCGGGCCGCTATCTCCGCGAATCATCCAGCTCACCATGGAGCGGCTGCGCGGCGCGCTCGGACTGCCAGACAGCGCCACACCCCACGCGCTGCGGCATTCCTTTGCCACCCATTTGCTCAGCCGCGGCGGCGATTTGCGCGCGATCCAGGAACTGCTCGGCCACGCCTCGCTTTCGACCACCCAGATCTACACCGGGATCGACAGCGAGCGACTGCTGCAAGTGTACAAGAGCGCCCACCCACGCGGATGA
- a CDS encoding DUF4337 domain-containing protein, translating into MGAHESMEHAEHAEHASGSNKKIALLIAVIALFLALSETLGKGAQTEAISRNVEASNLWAFFQAKSIRRTVVQATAEHAKLSMGTVGDEAAKAALQKQIDDWNKTAQRYRSEPETGEGSEELAKRAKHAEHQRDEATAKYHHYEIASAAFQIGIVLASATIITGMLVLAWVSGLLAIVGIAITGLGLYAPHLLHLH; encoded by the coding sequence ATGGGCGCACATGAAAGCATGGAGCACGCGGAGCATGCCGAGCACGCGTCAGGCTCGAACAAGAAGATCGCGTTGCTGATCGCGGTGATCGCCCTGTTCCTGGCGCTGTCGGAAACGCTGGGCAAGGGCGCGCAGACCGAAGCGATCAGCAGGAATGTCGAGGCCTCGAATCTCTGGGCGTTCTTCCAGGCCAAGAGCATCCGTCGCACCGTGGTGCAGGCCACCGCCGAGCACGCCAAGCTCAGCATGGGTACCGTCGGCGACGAGGCCGCCAAGGCGGCGCTGCAAAAGCAGATCGACGACTGGAACAAGACCGCACAGCGCTATCGTTCGGAGCCGGAGACTGGCGAAGGTTCGGAAGAACTCGCCAAGCGCGCCAAGCACGCCGAGCACCAGCGCGACGAGGCCACGGCGAAGTATCACCACTACGAAATCGCTTCCGCCGCCTTCCAGATCGGGATTGTGCTGGCGTCGGCCACCATCATCACCGGCATGCTGGTTCTGGCCTGGGTGTCAGGCTTATTGGCAATCGTGGGCATCGCCATCACCGGGCTCGGCCTCTACGCGCCGCATCTCTTGCATCTGCATTGA
- the lpdA gene encoding dihydrolipoyl dehydrogenase: protein MATYDLVVIGTGPGGYVCAVRAAQLGMKVAVVEKNATLGGTCLNVGCMPSKALLHASEMFEEAAHSFAKMGVSVSTPKLDLPAMMNFKQQGIDGNVKGVEFLMKKNKIDVLKGAGKILGTGKVEVSGNGKTETVETKNIVIATGSDIARLKGIEIDEKRVVSSTGALSLAKVPEKMLIIGAGVIGLELGSVWRRLGAEVMVVEFLDRILPGMDGEVAKQFQRMLEKQGFAFKLGSKVTGVDTAGKTLKVSVEPAAGGAAETLETDVVLVCIGRVPYTEGLGLKEAGIALDNRGRVQIDSHFSTSVKGVYAIGDVVAGPMLAHKAEDEGVACAEIIAGQAGHVNYDVIPGVVYTTPEVSSVGKTEEELKQAGVAYTSGKFPFTANGRSKVNQTTDGFVKILADAKTDRVLGVHIVGREAGEMIHEACVLMEFGGSAEDLARTCHAHPTRSEAVKEAALAVGKRAIHM, encoded by the coding sequence ATGGCTACCTACGATCTCGTCGTCATCGGCACCGGGCCGGGCGGATATGTCTGCGCGGTGCGCGCGGCGCAACTCGGCATGAAGGTGGCGGTGGTCGAGAAGAACGCAACGCTGGGCGGCACCTGCCTCAATGTCGGCTGCATGCCGTCGAAGGCGTTGCTGCATGCCTCCGAAATGTTTGAGGAAGCCGCGCACTCCTTTGCCAAGATGGGCGTCAGCGTTTCCACGCCAAAGCTCGATCTGCCGGCGATGATGAACTTCAAGCAGCAGGGCATCGACGGCAACGTCAAGGGCGTCGAGTTCCTGATGAAGAAGAACAAGATCGACGTGCTGAAAGGCGCCGGCAAGATCCTCGGTACCGGCAAGGTCGAAGTCAGCGGCAATGGCAAGACCGAGACGGTTGAGACGAAGAATATCGTCATTGCTACCGGCTCCGATATCGCGCGGCTGAAAGGCATCGAGATCGACGAGAAGCGCGTGGTGTCGTCGACCGGCGCGCTTTCGCTGGCAAAAGTGCCGGAGAAAATGCTGATCATCGGCGCCGGCGTGATCGGCCTCGAACTCGGCTCAGTGTGGCGCCGGCTGGGGGCGGAAGTCATGGTCGTCGAATTCCTCGACCGCATCCTGCCCGGCATGGACGGCGAAGTGGCGAAGCAATTCCAGCGCATGCTCGAAAAGCAGGGTTTTGCGTTCAAGCTCGGCTCCAAGGTCACCGGCGTTGATACCGCGGGCAAGACGTTGAAGGTCAGTGTCGAACCGGCAGCCGGCGGAGCGGCAGAGACGCTCGAAACCGATGTGGTCCTGGTCTGCATCGGCCGCGTGCCCTACACCGAAGGGCTGGGCCTCAAGGAAGCCGGCATTGCGCTCGACAATCGCGGGCGCGTGCAGATCGATTCGCATTTCTCGACCAGCGTGAAGGGCGTGTATGCGATCGGCGACGTGGTCGCGGGGCCGATGCTCGCGCACAAGGCCGAGGACGAAGGCGTCGCCTGCGCCGAGATCATCGCGGGCCAGGCCGGTCACGTGAACTACGATGTCATTCCAGGCGTCGTGTATACCACGCCGGAAGTGTCGTCGGTCGGCAAGACCGAGGAAGAGCTGAAGCAGGCGGGCGTGGCTTATACCTCGGGCAAGTTTCCGTTCACCGCCAACGGCCGTTCCAAGGTCAATCAGACCACTGACGGTTTCGTGAAGATTCTCGCAGATGCGAAGACCGATCGCGTGCTCGGCGTGCATATCGTCGGCCGCGAAGCCGGCGAAATGATCCACGAAGCCTGCGTTCTGATGGAGTTTGGCGGCTCCGCCGAAGATCTGGCGCGCACGTGCCACGCTCACCCGACCCGTTCGGAAGCCGTCAAGGAAGCCGCGCTTGCGGTCGGAAAACGTGCCATCCATATGTGA
- a CDS encoding SDR family oxidoreductase, which yields MTDKVVVITGGSRGIGRATALAAAARGYRIVVGYASNKAAADEVVALIEGKNGKAISVKCDVAEESDILELFKAADKFGTLGALVNNGGIVGTSGVRVDEMSAERIQRVMAVNVTGSILCAREAVKRMSTKHGGKGGVIVNLSSVAARLGAPNTYVDYAASKGAIDSFTVGLGYEVAGEGIRVAGIRPGLIDTEIHAAGGEPDRAHRLAHLVPMKRVGSAEEIANAIVWLISDEASYVTSAILDVSGGR from the coding sequence GTGACAGACAAGGTTGTTGTAATCACCGGCGGCAGCCGCGGCATCGGCCGCGCTACCGCGCTCGCGGCCGCCGCGCGCGGCTATCGCATCGTTGTCGGCTACGCCAGCAACAAGGCGGCGGCCGATGAGGTCGTCGCGCTGATCGAGGGCAAGAACGGCAAGGCGATATCAGTGAAATGCGATGTAGCCGAGGAAAGCGATATCCTGGAGCTGTTCAAGGCGGCGGACAAGTTCGGCACGTTGGGAGCGCTCGTCAATAATGGCGGTATTGTCGGCACGAGCGGCGTGCGCGTCGACGAGATGTCGGCCGAGCGCATCCAGCGCGTGATGGCGGTCAACGTCACGGGCTCCATCCTCTGCGCGCGCGAGGCGGTGAAGCGCATGTCGACGAAGCACGGCGGCAAAGGCGGCGTCATCGTCAACCTTTCCTCGGTTGCAGCGAGACTCGGTGCGCCGAACACCTATGTCGACTACGCCGCTTCCAAGGGAGCGATCGATTCCTTCACGGTCGGACTTGGCTATGAAGTCGCCGGTGAAGGCATCCGCGTCGCAGGCATCCGGCCCGGACTGATCGACACCGAAATCCACGCTGCGGGCGGCGAGCCCGATCGCGCCCATCGGCTCGCGCATCTGGTGCCGATGAAGCGCGTCGGCAGCGCCGAAGAAATCGCCAATGCCATCGTCTGGCTGATCTCGGACGAGGCATCCTACGTCACCAGCGCCATCCTCGATGTCTCGGGTGGGCGGTAA
- the odhB gene encoding 2-oxoglutarate dehydrogenase complex dihydrolipoyllysine-residue succinyltransferase — MTEIRVPTLGESVTEATIGRWFKKAGDAVAVDEPLVELETDKVTIEVPAPSAGVLGEIAAKDGETVAVGALLGQINEGAAGAAKPAAAAPAKAAAPAAAPAAAPKAVAADAPLAPSVRKLSAESGIDAATVPGSGKDGRVTKGDMLAAIEKAASAPTPVNQPAASVQVRAPSPADDAAREERVKMTRLRQTIARRLKDVQNTAAMLTTFNEVDMSHIMAMRSQYKDMFEKKHGSKLGFMGFFTKAVVQALKDIPAVNAEIDGSDLIYKNYYHIGVAVGTDKGLVVPVVRDCDHKSISDIEKGIADFGRRARDGQLKIDEMQGGTFTITNGGIYGSLMSTPILNAPQSGILGMHKIQERPMVVAGKIEVRPMMYLALSYDHRVIDGKEAVTFLVRVKESLEDPARLVLDL; from the coding sequence ATGACTGAAATTCGTGTTCCGACGCTGGGTGAGTCCGTGACGGAAGCCACCATCGGCCGCTGGTTCAAGAAGGCGGGCGACGCAGTGGCCGTGGATGAGCCGTTGGTCGAGCTCGAGACCGACAAGGTCACCATCGAAGTGCCGGCGCCCTCTGCCGGTGTGCTCGGCGAGATCGCGGCCAAGGACGGCGAGACCGTCGCCGTCGGCGCGCTGCTCGGGCAGATCAATGAAGGCGCCGCCGGCGCCGCCAAGCCGGCCGCGGCCGCGCCCGCGAAAGCTGCCGCTCCGGCGGCAGCGCCTGCCGCGGCTCCGAAGGCTGTTGCAGCGGATGCGCCGCTGGCGCCGTCGGTTCGCAAGCTCTCCGCCGAGAGCGGCATCGATGCCGCGACCGTGCCCGGCTCCGGCAAGGACGGCCGTGTCACCAAGGGCGACATGCTGGCCGCGATCGAGAAGGCGGCTTCCGCGCCGACCCCGGTCAATCAGCCGGCCGCTTCCGTGCAGGTCCGTGCGCCGTCGCCGGCCGATGATGCCGCCCGCGAAGAGCGCGTGAAGATGACGCGGCTGCGCCAGACCATCGCGCGGCGGCTGAAGGACGTGCAGAACACCGCTGCGATGCTGACGACCTTCAACGAGGTCGACATGAGCCACATCATGGCGATGCGGTCGCAGTACAAGGACATGTTCGAGAAGAAGCACGGCTCGAAGCTCGGCTTCATGGGCTTCTTCACCAAGGCGGTGGTACAGGCGCTGAAGGACATTCCGGCCGTCAACGCCGAAATCGACGGCTCCGACCTGATCTACAAGAACTACTACCACATCGGCGTTGCCGTCGGCACCGACAAGGGCCTCGTCGTGCCCGTGGTGCGCGACTGCGACCACAAGTCGATTTCCGACATCGAGAAGGGAATCGCCGATTTCGGCCGCCGCGCCCGCGATGGCCAGCTCAAGATCGACGAGATGCAGGGCGGCACCTTCACCATCACCAATGGCGGCATCTACGGCTCGCTGATGTCGACGCCGATCCTCAACGCGCCGCAGTCCGGCATCCTCGGCATGCACAAGATCCAGGAGCGACCGATGGTGGTCGCCGGCAAGATCGAGGTGCGCCCGATGATGTATCTGGCGCTGTCCTACGATCACCGCGTGATCGACGGCAAGGAAGCGGTGACCTTCCTGGTGCGCGTCAAGGAGAGCCTGGAAGATCCGGCGCGGCTGGTGCTGGATCTCTGA